A genomic window from Tolypothrix sp. PCC 7910 includes:
- the arsS gene encoding arsenosugar biosynthesis radical SAM (seleno)protein ArsS (Some members of this family are selenoproteins.) produces the protein MQTQTINSVDIKLTPFTQKLSQPLTKKTISVLQINLGKRCNLACTHCHVEAGPKRTEELSKEICEQLIELIHKFPEIKIVDLTGGAPEMNYGFKPLVEAARQAGKQVIVRSNLTIYFVDDFGDLPEYFAKHQVRVVASLPCYLADNVDKMRGSGVFDSSIKALQLLNEVGYGKNPDLILDLVYNPQLPQGEKFSLAPEQTKLEKDYKMFLQEHFNIVFNNLFTITNLPVGRTKMHLERKKLYSSYLQFLESNFNASTVEHLMCRDELSIDYLGNVYDCDFNQMMNLPAKTSNGEALTIGKLLEAGSLDLINEIQTAAYCYGCTAGCGSSCGGALV, from the coding sequence ATGCAAACTCAAACAATAAATTCAGTAGATATCAAATTAACACCATTTACACAAAAACTCAGTCAACCTCTAACAAAAAAGACTATATCTGTTTTACAAATCAATCTCGGTAAACGCTGCAACCTGGCCTGTACACACTGTCATGTGGAAGCTGGGCCAAAACGCACAGAAGAACTATCCAAAGAAATCTGCGAACAGCTAATAGAGTTAATTCATAAATTCCCGGAAATTAAAATTGTGGATTTAACTGGCGGCGCACCAGAAATGAATTATGGTTTTAAACCATTGGTGGAAGCAGCAAGACAAGCAGGAAAACAGGTAATTGTTCGTTCTAACTTAACTATTTATTTTGTAGATGACTTTGGTGATTTACCAGAATACTTTGCTAAACATCAAGTGAGAGTAGTTGCTTCTCTGCCATGTTACTTAGCAGATAATGTTGATAAAATGCGCGGTAGTGGTGTTTTTGATAGTTCAATTAAAGCTTTGCAATTGCTTAATGAAGTCGGCTATGGCAAAAACCCAGATTTAATTTTGGACTTAGTCTATAATCCTCAGTTACCTCAAGGTGAGAAATTTTCTTTAGCGCCTGAACAAACAAAGTTAGAAAAAGATTACAAAATGTTCTTACAAGAACATTTTAACATTGTCTTTAACAACCTTTTCACTATCACTAATCTGCCAGTTGGTAGAACTAAAATGCATTTAGAGCGTAAAAAGCTTTATAGCAGCTATCTACAATTTTTAGAATCAAACTTTAATGCCAGTACAGTTGAACATTTAATGTGTCGTGATGAATTATCAATTGATTACCTTGGCAACGTTTATGATTGCGATTTTAATCAAATGATGAATTTACCAGCGAAAACTTCTAATGGTGAAGCCTTAACAATAGGTAAATTACTAGAGGCTGGTAGTTTAGATTTAATTAATGAAATCCAAACCGCCGCCTATTGCTATGGTTGTACCGCTGGGTGTGGTTCGAGTTGCGGCGGTGCTTTAGTTTAA